GAAGGCACTCTAATGCTCAATTCAATGTGAGAGTTAGAAGAGAATTTCATGGTCTTAGAAGAACTAAGATTTGTAAGAATGAATTTTGAGTTAAATAAATGTGTGATCAAACCTCCATTTATAGGCTTTGTCATTCTTTGTCATTACCTTTGCAAGTTCATGGGTAGCCTCTATGAAGAGTCTTACAAGTCCAAGGTTGGCTCTAGGCATCCTACCTTAAATGTTTTTATTTCGGCTGTTACACGATCGCTCAACCTTTAGCTAGGACGAGGTGTCCATTTACCAAGTCTTCTAGTCCGCTCTTATGGCATTTGTTAGGTGCAAGCCCTCTGGGTCATTTGAGATTCTATTCAGACTTTTGGGCCCATTGGAACAAGGGTCTATGGTGAGTTTGAAGGCACCATTTTGTTGTGTATTAGGGGTCTTAGAATTAAGGTGACTAGCCACACTAGTATTATATCATAGTTAAGAATATTCAATCTAGATCATAATAATGATTAATATATGTTCCCAAAGTTTAATCGCTCATAAAGGTTGCACGTTCCACCCAAGAACATATACTAACTTTCTAATGTAGTTCGGCAACATAGGTTTTTGGTTGAATGTTAAGAAGtaagaaaaacaaattttattttaattttaatatagcTTTCGACATACCCAAATTGCAGAATCATCTACATTACTTAGTTGGATCTCATTCTGTTGTGGGGAACATGGAATTCCAACTCAAGGATTCCACATGCTCAGAGCCATCTCAAGGTCAAACATTGGTCAATGAGACTTTGGAGCAACTTGACAATGCAAAAATAATAGTGGAGTCTATAAGAGATAATGTTGCCAAATTTGTTCACGACCACAACTCTACTGCTTTGGATGCTGCATTTTGTTTCTTCAGGTATGAGGTAGCAAGATTGAGGTCTGTCATAGAGTCTGCTGAGACTAAGTTTTTGGAAGAACGGATTCGGAACATGGTCAAGATCAAGAATGTTTATGAGTCAATGGAGCTAATGAAATCAGAATCAAGACAGAGAGAGTTTGAGCTACAAGCTGAGCTGAAAACAAAGGAAGCTGATATTGAAGAATTGAAGGCAAACCTGATGGATAAGGAAATCAAGTTGCAGGGTATTGTGAAGGAGAATGAGAAATTGAATTTGAATATGATGCTTGGAAAAAGCTTAATTTCACGCAAAAGGGAATATGATCTTGGAAAAGAGTTTAGAAGATTGGATGAGTGCGCAGAAAAACTGAATGGCGATCACATGGACAAGCAGGCAACATTACAAAGTTTATATGAAGAGAATATAATGCTGAAGTTTCAAATAGGGAAGGCCACGATGAAACTTGAGATTGTCACGGAGGAGGCAGTGAGGTTGGCTGAGCAGATGGAAGTGCTACAAGAAGAAATgtttgaaacaaaagaagaactGAGAAGGGTGAAGGTGCAATCTGATCAATGGAGGAAGGCTGTGGAAGCTGCCGCTTCCATGATTTCTGCAGAGAACAATGAGAAACTCACTGAGAGGTCTTTGTCTTTGGATAACAAATGCAACCCTCCTAGGAATAGGCCCTCTAATTTCGCTGAAGAAAATAATGATGATTTCCAGAGAAAGAAAGATGGCAACATGTTGAAGAAGATTAAAGGGTTatggaaaaaatatataaagtaGATACTATCTTATTCATGATTTGATTTGAATTTGTACTCAAGAAGAATTGTCTTTCTAGAGCTTTTATGTTTTGATACTTTCCTTTTTTACTGTGCCAATGATGCCTATTGCCCTGTTTtgactttgggaaactttgtTTGGATGGTTGGTAATTAGTTGTGTAATGGATTAGATTGTTTTACATAATTTATCCTTCACCTATCTataaaatgattattttttaaattccgCAAACTTATGATGGGGGGCGGTCTCTCATTCCAAGACAAGGAAAGTTGTTGGGCTAAAAGAGCTTTTACATAAAACTTACATTTACCTCATCCAAAGAGGACTAGTGGGGATCAAACCTGTGACCTGTCAAATACGACACTTGTCACTAGTAGCAGAAAATGATTATTTGGTTtggacctttttttttttgctgcttcAGAAAAGTACAAAAAAACATACTAATGCCTAGTAAATCTCTCAACCGAAGATGACGAATCTCCTGATGAGGAAAATTTAAAATGCGGACCCCGGGATCGGGGGTAGCTCACTCTCAAAGAAGCCAGATGATCTACCACCGTATTAATCTCCCTACTAATACCATTGAGCTCAATTGTCCAATCTTTGTGCAGCCAAGCCTAGATCTTCGAGAGGATAGGCCTGAAGCGAACATTCTCCACCTCCTTGAAGGTCGCTAACAAGTCTGTTCAATCCACCTCATAGATGATTTGTTCATACCCTCGACTCCAAGCAACCACTAGATCGTCCCTAAGAGCCATGGCTTCAGCCTGAAGCGCACCTCCCAAAACCTCAAAAGAATGGAACGCAACCAGCTAGTTTCCTCTTTCATCGCGCGCGACACAGACACCTCCCATACATTCTCGGTTGCTCTATTACCACACTCTAAACCTTGAGGATCCAAAAAATTAACAAACCGATCGTGGTCATGGCGAATTCTTCGACAAGCTTCATGAATTGACCAAGACGAGGATTCAATGATCATATCATTTCGCCACTTCCACGCCCCCCGTAGGGTTGCATCAAACCTGGTTCCCTGGCTTCCCCGGGCATGCACAATCCACCCTTTCACCTCTTGATGCATAAAACCTGGCCAACTGATAGCCCCAATCCTCCTCCAAAATTCCATGGAGTGCGGACAATCTCGAAGGCAATGAAGAATGGTTTTTGACTACACTGAACAACGCGTCCAGGATGGAGACTGCGACATGTGACAAGAGAACCGGTATTGTACTTTCTGCGAAAAAATATGTATCTTGAATGAAGTAAAACCTCGAAGGCAGTATTTTATTTTGTAAGATAAATGTTCAAAATAAATATGTctatatatacatattttttaCAACGGAAAATAAATTTCTCTACATTAGATGTTAGTAATAAATATCAAAATACTAAAACCAAATCAAACTTTATAAGGACCCTCAAAAAAGGTTAGGATCTCTCATTTTAATAATGCAAATCCAATCTATAAAGAGAAGACGTAACAAGAGGTAAAAAGGAGAATGAAACACTCTTTCCTTAGAAATTCATATCAAATACTGATTCTTTACCCACTTTGATAGAAACAAATCAAAACAGTCCCATGTTTTTATCAGAATTATAGGAATGGGTTATGTGTACTGTTCATTCGATTTAATCAAATCCccaatttcaaattttcaattcaATTCCCATACTTAGAACCAAAGCGAGGGAAAGAAAAATGATTTAGGAAGAGTTATAGGAATGGGttatgtttctttcaatttctttttggtGTCCATTTTAGGTAACAAAGGCTTGGGCacaaaaaaattgtgaaatacCAAAATTTACTAGTGGTCTTTTACGGTAGAAAACTTGAacaatataaataattttcaaGTTTTTTGGCAGGAAagaatataaaaagaaatgaaagaaaaaaatttgtgtGATATCTGAATTAATAATCGTTACAATTTCATTATTTTCATATCAATCTCTAGAAATAACTAATATCtcaattaataattatatattaacATTTGAAgtagttttaaaataattttaagaattaattaaatttattagcattataaattataatttgtaTTTGCTATAGCCTTTTCTCTCCATTCACCATCTAACTTCCTAGTAGGTCTGTAAATTACAAGTTAGCGTGCATTGCACTATCATATTATTGGGTTAGACTGAGTGACATAAGTTTGGGCCTCAACCTAGCCCAAACCTTTTTTTACTTAATCTGGCCCTTTACGTTGACAAAAACAAAACTTTTTTTTATGCAATGATACTTTACAAATTTTCTTAAAGAGGTTAATTAAAAATGGCTCAAAAGTCAACCTATTTAGCTtgcttttttcaaaaaaaaaaaaaaatattaggttAGACAAAAAATGAATTACTTAACAAAGAGATATTGGGTGAATTAATATTGAGTTAGAGCGGATTGGGccaaatttcaatttaaattatgcttaaatgttttttttttaatgttatttgTCCAATCCATATTTTTGCCAAATATTTTGTATTTGTACATAGAATATAGATCTTAATTATtctactttttaatttttttttaatggataTACATTGTTGGTGTAAATCAATTTTATACTGATTATGACAACCAGTCACAACAtgctatataaaaaaataacaattttcattttaaaCAAGTTAGcatcagggccggtcccgacattttggaggccctgggttaataataaaaatggacccctaaatttttttttggagaaagtttaataGATACACTAAACCAAAAAAAGGCCTTTTACAGCGCTTTGGACCTCTAGCCGCTGTAAAATAGTATACAGCGGTACGAAGCGCTGTAAAAGATGGACTATTTACAGCGCTTTTTTAAGGAAAAACGCTGTAAAAagtattcgaattttttttgaggccccttctttttggaggccctgggctgtgggcctgcttgcacaggcccagggccggccctggttAGCATGCATGGAACAATCATATTTTTGGGTCAGGCTGATTCACATAAATTTGGGCCTTAACCTGGcccaaatatttttttacttaaCATGGCCCTTTACGTTGACAAAAGCAAAACTTCTTTTCTTGAAGTGataaaaacaaaacttaaccgTTTATCTTAAAgaagttaattaaaaaatggCTCAAAAGTCAACCTATTTAGCTTActgttttaagaaaaaaaaaaaaccttattaCGTTAGACAAAAATTGAATTACTTAACAaagatatatttatttaatcaaTATTGAGTAAGAACGGATTGGGTCAAATTTCAGTTTAAATTATACTTAAATGTTCCCAGTATTGGtgttttctctttttgtttctgATCCCGGTCCTTCCCGTAGAGGTTCTTTTGGGGTGCCCCTTTCTTTCTAGCTCGAGGTTGTTTGGTTTGATGTTTCATCGTTTTGTGGTTGTTTTGTTGGTTGCGCTTGTTTTTTAGGTTGGGGCTTTGGTTTTCTGGTGGtgttttttgggtttttattgTGCTACTCCGCGGGTTTTTGAGGGGTCAGCTATTACTCTTTAGATTTGTGGCTTTGTTTCTagatcttttttcttcttcagaggTGGacgatgtaacgccccgattttcgagggtcactttagctACCTTTTCACAAATTGAATATGTTGACTAAACTTTTGGAGTTCCAAAAAtgcgagtatattttttttttcaaaatatgctCTTAACAAATGCATAGTAATTACCCAATAATAGATAACTTTATATCCATAAATATTCGTACAAATAAGTCTtcaaaagaaatataaaaagaCTGCTTATGCCCGACAAGCTCCTTGTGATCTCCACACTGGGTGGACCACAAAATAGCAaaacatcggaacctacccttcTACTAAAACCAAAATAATACAAACTCATATGATCATCCTACAAGCTTCAACCAACAATGGTAAGCTTTCTACCCAAAAGGATCAAGCCTTATACGAGACTCTATTCCTCCTCCGAGGCATTCTCCTCGACAGTCGAACAATCGATTTCTGATAAGATCTGCAACAGGGTTCTGGCATCAGCAGACATGTAATCAATCCCACAAACGACTTACGGTGCACTTCACCGAGATGATACAAAGGCATGGCACTTCATCACATCCTCATGGTAGATCTGAGAAGAAGGCGAAAAGTATAACTTTTGTGTCcaacactgaagaagatgaagatcagaggGAGAGGATACTGATGCAAGTATTTCATAAGTTATATCATTTCTTAACAAAGCGTTGAAGAGTTTGGGCATAACGTCAAATACAAATGTCCTGGACAATGTGTCGGACAATGTGAAGAATACTGAATTTCAACTCAAGggcaaacatgagaatgatacaaCCAAGGATATTCATGTAAAGGCTCTCATTGGAAAGTACTACTATGATGCtgagtcaagtgatggtgatgaggtAATCTCAAATGAAGaactagttgaaacctacaaattgtTGCTGGCTAAGTGGAAGGAATCATGTACTTGCAACTTGGTTGCtgagaagaagcaacttcagagtaataactccaacttgcaagaagaagtaaagaccATCAGCAAGTTGCGTGAGGAGAATGAGAAGCTTTAGAGCACTAATGCTAGtttgcaagaagaagtaaagaaCGTCAGTAATCTACTTGCGGAAAAGAAGCAACTTCTAATCATCAATGGTAGCTTACAAGAGGAAGTTACTCTTTTGAACTCCAAGCTTGAAGGTATGACAATGTCTAttcgtatgatgaataataGTACTAATGTGTTAGAGGAGATTCTGGAAGTTGGGAAAACAATTGGAGATATGGAAGGGATAGACTTCAGCTACAAGAATGCAAATAAGTTTGTTTCATCTGAAAAGAAAATTAAGCAACAAATGCCAAACCCAATGTTGCATCATTCTGTACGACATGTGTACCCTTAGTTCAGAAAATCCAAAAAATCTACTTAgagatgtcatcactgtggcaaacttggtcatataaggtcctactgttacaagctatatggatatcctcagtctcatgATCATGCAAGGACTAATGCACAAGTAGCTCcagcaaggaaagagtggaaaccAAGAGGGcttaaagagaaagagaagaaagagattGTGAAGGCTCCTAGTCATTTTCTCAGGACCAACAAGGATGTTGCTGTTGTACTAGATAAGAAGGAAGGAAAGAAGGAGAGTATGTGTACCAAGACAAGATCTCTTAAATGGAAGAAAGTTTATGTTAGTGATTCAAAGACGAATGTTGAACCATATGTGAAGGACATTATGCCCTCTGCTAGGAAAAAGGTAAGTGACAAGAGAGTTCCTGTGAATGTTCCCCCTGCTCCTCTCCTCTAGACAATATGTCATTCCATCCTAAAGCaagtgttcagaagtggaaatgTGTTTGTCAGGGAAAGATTGCTTGTGAGAGAGAGTGTAGTCAAGAAGCTCTGGAGTGCAAGGAGATCATGGACTTTCTTGCTGAAGTTGGTCTGCAATAACTCTATGACCATTTGTTCTGTGTATTGTTCTGTGCACCAAGTGTACTTTCCTGAAGCACCTTTGCCAAattgtgctaataagggggagtagTAGTAGCAGTTgtgtgtttgttgttgttgtgttgttACTGCTGGCTGTTTGGTAACTACTGTGTAGTTTATATTTTGCACTTAGCTGCTGCAAATAGCTATGTTTCTGGAAGGTTCTAACTGTGCTACCTTGATATATTCTATTTAGTCTGATATGTTGATTCAAGCTTCTCAAGTCCGAGGATCATATGTGGTGGTATGttgtattagctaaaatttgacaaagggggagattgttgttcctttgttcatgattgtctgcattttagctaagatGTTTTGTCTGCCAAGATGTTCGACCAAATGTCGGAGCATCTGGTGCAACATTTGACCCTGCGTAGCTTTTGTGTGTTGCACCAattttctagaagctttggattgtTTTACGTGATCAACAAGTtagggttgttgaagaagcttcCGTGTGTTATCTGGAAATATATCAGGTTAATCAAATCTGctgaagaagatttgatttggtttaattagaagattatatctttttatgttcaaatcttatttgataagatttggtaCTGGTTTAAAAAGATCTGTTCGAGATTTAGTATGAGGTGGTTGTTTTATTATGTGAACAAATCTGGTGAAGAAAGATTTGTTTCTGATTTAGCTTGTGTGTTTTAGGGTTTGTTTCTCTGTGAGTCCactgttattttgtacaccactctactgtctccattgataattatatggcatagagttggtttgtttagttgagatGTAATCTCTTCATCTTTATCTTGTTGTTAATTGTTTCAATCACTGAGGCAGTGATtgtgtgtgagaaagtgagagggggttctcatacttagggggagacatAAGTAATAAACCACGGGTAGGAATAGGTAGAAAGGCTGTGAACAGGGGCTGTTCAATTAAGACCTttttgtacttgattctctataatagtggattatctttctcgggcagtagccctccagatgtaggtgacgttgcaccgaactgggttaacaattcgtGTGTCTTGTTTACTTATGCTTTTAAAGTTTctgttgttactgttagtcagttgtcgaaccggttgtcccagcatcgcgtagaacatttgtcctgtgcgagaaccagaatttcaggTTTCTTTAGAGGATACATACCTTTTATCACCCTTCTttgaagatgaaggagaagTAGCAGTTTCAGGGGGAACAGTCTCTTCAGCAATCACATCCTTATCATCAGGGCTTTCTGGAATCGGGGTTTCTTGAGGAACATCTGTGTCCTGAGGGGCAGATGCCTCGAAATCGGGCACAACATCACGATTGGAGCCCATGGGGGTTTCTTTCTGATTGATGCTTGCAGGAGAATCATGAAAgggttcttcttcatcagagggGACATCTTCAAGAACTGCATGTGAGGAACCATATCCATGAAGTCGTGATTTGCACTGCTTCCTTGATGGTGTTCTCGCCTTCTTCCTTGATTGAGATAGTGATTTCTCAGTCTTGGATGAAGTGGATTTTGAAGACCCACTTTTCAGACCCATGAACCTAACACCATACTTGTTAGTGACAGCCTTAGCATCAGCAGAATCAACCTTTCCTCAGGATTGAGACATTTTGAAAGAGACAAGAATTGAACAAGACAAACAGAGAACAATTGAGAGAGAAATAAGGAtttcagaaaacaaaaacacaagtgGTTTAGAAGTGAAGACAAATTGCCCGTTAGGTGTAGTTATAGGGCAGTTGCTTGATGATGCAATGCTCTCTCTACTGACATCACAATGGCAGTTAATCATGATTAATGAAAAATTAGTCGTTAACAACTATGCATGCGT
This portion of the Lotus japonicus ecotype B-129 chromosome 3, LjGifu_v1.2 genome encodes:
- the LOC130743294 gene encoding interactor of constitutive active ROPs 3-like, encoding MNHLHYLVGSHSVVGNMEFQLKDSTCSEPSQGQTLVNETLEQLDNAKIIVESIRDNVAKFVHDHNSTALDAAFCFFRYEVARLRSVIESAETKFLEERIRNMVKIKNVYESMELMKSESRQREFELQAELKTKEADIEELKANLMDKEIKLQGIVKENEKLNLNMMLGKSLISRKREYDLGKEFRRLDECAEKLNGDHMDKQATLQSLYEENIMLKFQIGKATMKLEIVTEEAVRLAEQMEVLQEEMFETKEELRRVKVQSDQWRKAVEAAASMISAENNEKLTERSLSLDNKCNPPRNRPSNFAEENNDDFQRKKDGNMLKKIKGLWKKYIK